From Camelina sativa cultivar DH55 chromosome 7, Cs, whole genome shotgun sequence, one genomic window encodes:
- the LOC104701115 gene encoding uncharacterized protein LOC104701115 isoform X1, which yields MHFWEVATLHAIGNKIRILREVDEETGSQFVTINGFNPLIFHLVVPFNTGDEVVASLEYEKLLGYCRHCFRLTHDVKVCPELRKNEGGRGPGDVADRRGGSWNQPLLKPNAQHFEGGWEKPRKFAKRSLDFNSETTRDRDQQQPRIGESSKNGSRYQAKNHGNLGQQRSYGRYIEAREGAGNFMVHQSRSHPPRKGNGPTWPKPLYQAKQKLGSQANVVHESILPTADDLVDREKDSLMEDANGISGGDNDPGFSVSSDDLLEDGEYQEGEASGLVEDTAADDNEVQTDTEKGVSETEDDAPQGNGSISSSIVEDLGHVNQALKDFKLGNSKVIKAKRIGFSGPKGGRGDKRHVVAIASPGKRLLAKALLLKSAGDVGKNKGVVRPNQRKSEGGNMGGGTRKQKKGMVALPKPPAQT from the coding sequence ATGCATTTTTGGGAGGTTGCAACCCTTCACGCAATTGGTAACAAGATAAGAATTCTTCGTGAGGTGGATGAGGAAACTGGTAGTCAGTTTGTGACTATCAATGGTTTTAATCCTCTGATCTTCCACCTTGTGGTCCCGTTCAATACTGGTGATGAGGTGGTGGCCTCGCTAGAGTATGAGAAGTTGCTCGGTTATTGCAGACATTGCTTTCGGCTAACACATGATGTGAAGGTATGTCCAGAGCTAAGAAAGAATGAGGGGGGTCGTGGTCCGGGGGATGTTGCTGATAGGAGGGGAGGATCGTGGAATCAGCCATTGTTAAAACCGAATGCTCAACATTTTGAGGGTGGTTGGGAAAAGCCAAGGAAATTTGCTAAACGTTCCCTGGATTTTAATTCAGAGACAACTCGAGACAGGGATCAGCAGCAGCCGCGTATTGGTGAGAGTTCAAAGAATGGTTCTAGATATCAGGCTAAGAATCACGGAAATTTGGGCCAGCAAAGGAGTTATGGGAGATATATAGAGGCTAGAGAAGGTGCTGGTAATTTCATGGTTCATCAGTCACGATCGCATCCTCCTAGAAAGGGGAATGGTCCTACTTGGCCAAAACCCTTGTATCAGGCGAAGCAGAAGCTAGGTTCACAGGCTAATGTTGTTCATGAGTCCATACTTCCTACGGCTGATGACTTGGTGGACCGGGAGAAGGATTCACTGATGGAGGATGCTAATGGGATTAGTGGTGGAGACAACGACCCTGGGTTCTCGGTGAGCTCTGATGATCTTCTCGAAGATGGGGAATACCAAGAGGGGGAGGCTTCGGGTCTGGTTGAGGATACTGCTGCTGATGACAATGAGGTTCAGACGGATACGGAGAAGGGTGTGTCCGAGACCGAGGACGATGCTCCACAAGGTAATGGttctatctcttcttccattGTTGAGGATTTGGGGCATGTTAATCAGGCTTTGAAAGATTTTAAGTTGGGAAACTCTAAGGTTATTAAGGCTAAGAGGATTGGTTTCTCTGGTCCTAAGGGTGGTAGGGGGGATAAACGACATGTTGTAGCTATTGCTTCACCGGGTAAACGGTTACTAGCTAAAGCCTTGTTGCTGAAATCTGCAGGTGACGTTGGTAAGAATAAAGGGGTTGTCaggccaaatcagaggaagtcAGAGGGTGGCAATATGGGAGGAGGAACCCGCAAACAGAAAAAAGGGATGGTGGCTCTCCCAAAACCGCCGGCTCAAACGTGA
- the LOC104701115 gene encoding uncharacterized protein LOC104701115 isoform X2 encodes MHFWEVATLHAIGNKIRILREVDEETGSQFVTINGFNPLIFHLVVPFNTGDEVVASLEYEKLLGYCRHCFRLTHDVKVCPELRKNEGGRGPGDVADRRGGSWNQPLLKPNAQHFEGGWEKPRKFAKRSLDFNSETTRDRDQQQPRIGESSKNGSRYQAKNHGNLGQQRSYGRYIEAREGAGNFMVHQSRSHPPRKGNGPTWPKPLYQAKQKLGSQANVVHESILPTADDLVDREKDSLMEDANGISGGDNDPGFSVSSDDLLEDGEYQEGEASGLVEDTAADDNEVQTDTEKGVSETEDDAPQGDVGKNKGVVRPNQRKSEGGNMGGGTRKQKKGMVALPKPPAQT; translated from the exons ATGCATTTTTGGGAGGTTGCAACCCTTCACGCAATTGGTAACAAGATAAGAATTCTTCGTGAGGTGGATGAGGAAACTGGTAGTCAGTTTGTGACTATCAATGGTTTTAATCCTCTGATCTTCCACCTTGTGGTCCCGTTCAATACTGGTGATGAGGTGGTGGCCTCGCTAGAGTATGAGAAGTTGCTCGGTTATTGCAGACATTGCTTTCGGCTAACACATGATGTGAAGGTATGTCCAGAGCTAAGAAAGAATGAGGGGGGTCGTGGTCCGGGGGATGTTGCTGATAGGAGGGGAGGATCGTGGAATCAGCCATTGTTAAAACCGAATGCTCAACATTTTGAGGGTGGTTGGGAAAAGCCAAGGAAATTTGCTAAACGTTCCCTGGATTTTAATTCAGAGACAACTCGAGACAGGGATCAGCAGCAGCCGCGTATTGGTGAGAGTTCAAAGAATGGTTCTAGATATCAGGCTAAGAATCACGGAAATTTGGGCCAGCAAAGGAGTTATGGGAGATATATAGAGGCTAGAGAAGGTGCTGGTAATTTCATGGTTCATCAGTCACGATCGCATCCTCCTAGAAAGGGGAATGGTCCTACTTGGCCAAAACCCTTGTATCAGGCGAAGCAGAAGCTAGGTTCACAGGCTAATGTTGTTCATGAGTCCATACTTCCTACGGCTGATGACTTGGTGGACCGGGAGAAGGATTCACTGATGGAGGATGCTAATGGGATTAGTGGTGGAGACAACGACCCTGGGTTCTCGGTGAGCTCTGATGATCTTCTCGAAGATGGGGAATACCAAGAGGGGGAGGCTTCGGGTCTGGTTGAGGATACTGCTGCTGATGACAATGAGGTTCAGACGGATACGGAGAAGGGTGTGTCCGAGACCGAGGACGATGCTCCACAAG GTGACGTTGGTAAGAATAAAGGGGTTGTCaggccaaatcagaggaagtcAGAGGGTGGCAATATGGGAGGAGGAACCCGCAAACAGAAAAAAGGGATGGTGGCTCTCCCAAAACCGCCGGCTCAAACGTGA
- the LOC104704604 gene encoding uncharacterized protein LOC104704604 yields MATLKRSTTWRNSNIYNLTQKMRVKKDKTEFANWILQVGNAEAKTVPRQKEDSVDNENIEIDEALLLPQGENPMEEIQKATFPNLKNQYQDHEYLQSRAILTPGNETVDELNEFMLNKIKGKMKEYISADTLANDANDLDGVNLLYIAKYLNAIMCSGLPNHSLLLKKYAPVILLRNINQKEGLRNRTRQIVTRLGEKVLEAEILSGTNVGNPHPKEHHDNSRYKFFI; encoded by the coding sequence ATGGCAACACTCAAAAGGTCTACCACGTGGAGAAACTCCAACATATACAATCTTACCCAAAAAATGAGAgtaaagaaagataaaacagagttTGCCAATTGGATTTTACAAGTTGGAAATGCAGAAGCTAAAACAGTCCCTCGCCAAAAAGAAGACAGTGTAGACAATGAGAACATAGAGATCGACGAAGCTTTACTCTTGCCTCAAGGAGAAAACCCGATGGAAGAAATACAAAAAGCAACATTCCCAAATCTAAAAAATCAATATCAAGATCATGAATACTTGCAAAGTCGTGCCATCCTCACACCAGGAAATGAAACAGTCGACGAGCTTAATGAATTTATGTTGAACAAAATCAAAGGGAAAATGAAAGAATATATTAGTGCAGACACTCTAGCTAATGATGCTAATGATTTGGATGGAGTTAATCTTCTCTACATAGCAAAGTATCTAAATGCAATCATGTGCTCTGGATTACCAAATCATTCGCTACTTTTGAAGAAATATGCACCAGTAATTCTATTGAGAAACATAAACCAGAAAGAAGGGTTGCGTAATCGTACAAGGCAAATAGTGACGCGTTTGGGTGAAAAGGTGCTCGAAGCCGAGATATTAAGTGGCACAAATGTTGGCAATCCTCATCCCAAGGAGCATCATGACAACAGCAGATACAAATTTTTCATATAA